From the Desulfovibrio sp. Huiquan2017 genome, the window CAACTGCCGGATGACACCGACCAATTCCTCCAGCCTGTTCGCATTCGTCTCGCTCACGGCAACCTCCCGGTTTTGGTCAGCACTACACGGGAAGCGGGCGTGGAGGCAAGGGACGCCTGCCGGGGAAAGCCCGGCGCGGCGGGTGCGGGCTAGTCGAGTTGGTCCAGATCCCAGGGCTTGCGCAGAAACATGCCGCTCTTCAGTTCGGGGTGGTCGCAGATGAGGATAGCCCGTTGCCCGGGGTGGGAGATTGCCGCTCCCTGGCCTGTTTCGTCTTCGAGGCCGTAATCCTCGGCGGAGATGTGGGGGCGGATCAGGCCGGGAACGAGGGCCTCCACGGGTTCGCCGGTATCCCAGCGCGCCTTGGTCTGGACGAGCCAGCGTCCCGAGGCCAGGGGAGAGAGGATGCGGGCGAGCACTGGGCGTTTTTCGGTCGGGTCGGGCGGCTGGGCGATGGGGCCGCGGCAGGCCGGGTCGAAGAAGCCGGTGGTCAGGGGCCGCGAAGCGGCGTTGACCAGCTCGGACAGGTATATCTCGGGTTGGAAACGGCCCGTGGCGGCGTGGTTGAGGGCGGTCTTGTAAGCGTCCACGACCTGGGCCAGATAGGCGGAACTCTTGGTCCGGCCCTCGATCTTGAGGGAGGCGACCTTCATGCGCCGGAACCATTCGATGTAGTGCAGCAGGCAGAGGTCTTCGGCGGCGAAGAATTTGGTCCAATTGTCGGTGTCGAGCGCGGCGGACAGGGCGCGGTCGGCCGGGGATTGCGAGGTCGAGCCGTCGTGGTCCGGTGTGGAGAAGGCGAATTCCTCGGGCGCGTCGAAGGTAAATTCCTCGGTGAACGGGTGGGAATACTCACGGATTTCCCAGAGCTTTTCACCGGGCCTGGTGCGCTCTTCGAAGGTCATGGACACGGGCCGGTATTCGTAGCGGCAAGGGTGCGAGCACTGGCCGAGATTGCCTGGCCGGTCGTTGAGCAGGGCGGACATGTAGCAGCGGCCGGACACGGCCATGCACATGGCCCCGTGCGTAAAGACCTCAAGCTCCATGGTGGGCATCTGTTTGCGGCAGGCGTCGAGCATTTCGCCCAGTTCGCTGGAGCGCAGTTCGCGGGCCACATTGACGCGCTTGGCCCCGTTTTCGCGCCAGAAGCGCACGGCCTCCACGTTGGAGGTGTTGGCCTGGGTGGAGATGTGCACCGGGATTTCGGGCAGTTCGCGCCGGAGCAGCCGGATGATGCCGGGGTCGGCGGCGATGATCGCGTCGGGCTTGAGTTCGCCCAAGGTCTCGATCTGTTCGCGCACGGCGCGCATGTGCGATTGGCGCGGGTATACGTTGAGGGTGTAGTAGAGCTTGACCCCGGCCTGGTGGGCGCGGGTTACGGCCTGGTCCAGGGCCTGGCGGTCGAACCCACCGGCGCCGGCGCGCAGATTGAGTCCCTCGCCGCCGAGATACACGGCGTCCGCGCCATACAGGATGGCGGTTTCGAGTTTTTCCATGTCCCCCGCGGGGGCGAGCAATTCCGGTATGAACGGGCGGGCATCGGGCATGAGCGCAGCCTATATGAAGGATGTGGGTTTCGCCAAGGGAAAGTGGGGGCGGACGTTAGACCGGCAGACCCTTGGCCCGCCGCGCCGCCTTCATCTTGTCGAGCAGTTCGTTGGGGATGTCCAGGTTGCCCCGGCCTACGCCGAGCTTGATTTCCGGCTTGTTGGTCCCGTGAAAGTCCGAGCCGCCGCTCTTGAGCAGCCCCAGCCGGTCGGCCATTTCGCCGTAGGCCTTGGTGTCGGCCGGGGAGTGTTCGGAGTAGTAGACCTCCATGCCGTCCAAGCCGAGATCCATAAGGCGGCGAACCATCTTTTCTGTCTCGGGATAGCTCAGTTTCAGCGCGAAGGGGTGGGCCAGGATGGACGTGGCTCCGATGTCGTTCAGGAGGGCAAAGGCCCGTTGGGGCGTGAGCTTGCGCTTGGGCACGTAGGCCCGGCCGTTGTCGCCGACCCAGACCTTGAACGCCTCGTCCATGGACGAGGCCACGCCCAGGGCCATGAGCTCCTGGGCAAAATGCGGGCGGCCGACGGTCCCTTTGGCCCGGGCGGCCACGGCTTCGTAAGTGATGTTCACGCCGAGCGAGCGCAGTTTGGCCACGATTTCGTGGTTGCGGTTGGCCCGCCCCTCGATGACCCAGTCAAAGGCCTTCTGCAATTCGTCGGCCCGCTCCGGCAGCCACAGTGCGACCACGTGGATCCAGCCCGTGCCTTCGGGGGATTCCAGGCTCAGCTCCGCGCCCGGGATGACCTCCACCCCGAGCCGTTTCCCGGCCTCCACGGCCTCGGCCACGCCCTGGAAGGTGTCGTGATCGGTGACCGCGATGGCGTCCAGCCCGCTTGCCGCAGCCAGTTCCACCAACGCCGTGGGCGACAGCGTCCCGTCCGAGGCCGTGGTGTGCGTATGCAGATCTATACTCATGGATAGTGCCCTGTCCGGTTGTCGGTTGTTTAAATTTCAAGGATACAGGCTCCGCGCCGGGAGGTAAAGCCCGGAACGGTTGCCAATGCCCGCGTCCAGGGCTATCCTGCCTCCGATCCAAAGGAGAACGCCATGACCCTGAACAAAGATTTGCTCGACATTCTGGCCTGCCCCCGGTGCAAAGGCGGCCTTGAACCCACTCCGGCCGGTGACGGCCTCGTTTGCCCCCAATGCAAGGTCGTCTACCCGGTCAAGGACGACATCCCCATCATGCTCGATGACCAGGCCGTTTCCGAAAAGGACTGGACTGGTTCAAAATAGCCGTCCGATTGCAAAAAGCGCAAACCGCCCTGCCGACATTTCCCGGCAGGGCGGTTTTTTTTGATGCCGCCGGATTCCGGAGGGTTCCACGCTCTCGGGGGAATCCTGTCCGCCGGAGCTGCTCCCGCCTTTTTTCGTTTGCGGAAAACAGGAAGGACGAATTTTTTTCCACAGGGAGTCTTGACGATCGAAAAAGGGTGGCTATTTTTGATTTCGAACGAACGAAAAGGAGGTGCCGTTCATGGTTATCGATTTCAATACGCTTTACAATTTCCCGTCCCGGATGGATCGTGTCTTTGAGGAAATGCTGCGATCGCCCATGGGCGACGACCGTCGTCTGGCCTACCCCCCGCTCAATCTGAGCAGTGACGACGAGAATATTTACGTCCGCGCGGAAGTGCCCGGAGTGACCATCGACGACGTGGAACTGACGTTGACCGACAAGACGCTGGTCATCAAGGGCGAGCGCACCGCCCCGGAAGGAAAATTCTATCGGCAGGAACGCCCGAGTGGTGTTTTCCACAGAGTTATAAACATCGGAGTGCCGGTGGACAGGGACAAAGTGGCCGCGACTATGAAGGACGGGGTCCTGACTGTGACGCTGCCCAAGTCCGAAGAGGTCAAGCCGCGCACCATCAGCATCGACGTTGCCTAAGGAGGGTGTCATGAACGAAGTCGCGAAGAAAGAGGAACGCAAGGAATTGAGCCGGTTCCGTCCGGCGACGGACATCCTGGAGCGCGAGGACGGCTTTCATATCTTCATGGACATGCCCGGCGTGAACAAGAGCGATATGGTCATTGATCTGGAAGAGGATGAATTGACCGTCACGGGCCGTTCGAACCAGTGCTCCGCCCCGGGGGAGAAATTCCTGGAGGCGCAGTTCGGCGAGTGCGAGTTCGTGCGCGCCATCTCCATCTCCGACATCGTGGACCGGGAGCACATCAAGGCCTCCCTGGAAAACGGCGTCCTGGAGCTGTTCCTGCCCAAGGTGGAGAAGGTCCAGCCCAAGCGGATCACCATCGAAGCGCAATAGTTTCGTTAGCCATTCCATTGAAAAGAGCCCCCGCGACTTCGGTCGCCGGGGCTCTTCGCGTTTCGGGGGGCAATGCGGCGCAGGACCGCCGGGAGCCGCTAGATGGCCCAGGTCTCGATATCGATCAAGCCCAGGCGGGCGGCGTAGCGGACAAGCTCCACTGAACTTTTGAGCCCGAGTTTCTTCATCAGGTTGGTGCGGTGGTTCTCCACGGTCTTGGGAGAGATGAACAATTGTTCGGCCACGTCCTTGGCGGTCAGGCCCTCGGCCAGCATGCGCATGACCTCCTGCTCGCGCGGAGTCAGGGTGGCGTAGGGATCGTCCGGGCCCTCGGAGGCGTCGCTCTTGGTCTGGAGCAGCTTGAAAATGACCTCCTGGGACAGGGCGCTGTCCAGGAAGAGGTTGCCGCCGGCCACGGTGTTGAGGCCCTTGATGAGCTGTCCGGCGGCGGATTCCTTGATGATGTAGCCGGTGGCCCCGGCGCGGAAGGCCTCGACGATGTAGTCGGCCTCGGAGTGCATGGAAATGATTACGAACCGGGTTGAGGGCAGTTCGTCCTTGAGTTCGCGGATCATCTGGATGCCGCTCTTGTCCGGCATGGAGATGTCCACCAGGATGATGTCCGGCCTGTGGTCCCGGGCCAGGGCGATGCCTTCCCTGCCCGTGCCGGCTTCGGCGCAGACCGCGAAGTTCTCATCCCGGCTGATGATGGTCTTGAGGCCCTCCCGAAAGAGAGGGTGGTCATCGACGATCATGATGTCCAAGGTATTCGCTTCCATGCTAGCCTTGTCTCCTCGCGCTTTCGATCGGTACTTTGAAGAGGATGCGCGTTCCGGTTCCGGTCAGGGTTTGGATCTCCATGGAGCCGCCGATGAGTCGTGCCCGTTCCTCCATGCTTTGCAGGCCCATGTGTTTTCTCTCGCCGGCCAGGGTCGGGCTCTCCTGCGTCGGGAAGCCCCGGCCGTTGTCCTCGATGCGGATGAGGATGTCCGGATGGCTTTTGACCATGCGGATGACGGCCTTGCTTGCCCCGGCGTGGCGGCAGATGTTCCTTACGGCTTCCTGCACCATGCGGTAGAGGTTGATTTCCACGTCAAACTCCAGGGAAATATTCTCAATTCCTGTGGAAAAAAAGTCAACGTCAAAGCCGTAGCGGTTTCCCGCTTCGTGGCACAGGTTGGTCAGGGCCTGAACCAGACCGAGCTGGTCCAGGGCCGGGGGCCGCAGCCCGTAGGCTATTTCCCGGACCGAGGCGATGGTGTTGCGCAGGACTTCGGCCACGGCCTCGCTCCGCCGGGTCAATTCCGGGTCCGCGCCCGGGTGGCCGTCGAACAGGGTCTCCATCTTGAGCATGATGGAGGACAGGTCCTGGGCCACGTTGTCGTGCAGGTCGCGGGAGATGCGCTGGCGCTCGTCCTCCTGTACGCGGATGAGCTGCTGGGTCAGGGCCTGGATGCGTTCCTGGGCCTTGCCGCGCTCTTCGGCCTCGGCCTTGAGCCGGACGTTGGCCTTGGACAGCTCGGCGGTTCGCTTGTGCACGCGGTTTTCCATTTGGGCGTGGGCGATGAGCAGTTCGGATTCGAGCGCCTTGTAGCGGGAGATGTC encodes:
- a CDS encoding peptidase U32 family protein, which produces MPDARPFIPELLAPAGDMEKLETAILYGADAVYLGGEGLNLRAGAGGFDRQALDQAVTRAHQAGVKLYYTLNVYPRQSHMRAVREQIETLGELKPDAIIAADPGIIRLLRRELPEIPVHISTQANTSNVEAVRFWRENGAKRVNVARELRSSELGEMLDACRKQMPTMELEVFTHGAMCMAVSGRCYMSALLNDRPGNLGQCSHPCRYEYRPVSMTFEERTRPGEKLWEIREYSHPFTEEFTFDAPEEFAFSTPDHDGSTSQSPADRALSAALDTDNWTKFFAAEDLCLLHYIEWFRRMKVASLKIEGRTKSSAYLAQVVDAYKTALNHAATGRFQPEIYLSELVNAASRPLTTGFFDPACRGPIAQPPDPTEKRPVLARILSPLASGRWLVQTKARWDTGEPVEALVPGLIRPHISAEDYGLEDETGQGAAISHPGQRAILICDHPELKSGMFLRKPWDLDQLD
- a CDS encoding PHP domain-containing protein, with the translated sequence MSIDLHTHTTASDGTLSPTALVELAAASGLDAIAVTDHDTFQGVAEAVEAGKRLGVEVIPGAELSLESPEGTGWIHVVALWLPERADELQKAFDWVIEGRANRNHEIVAKLRSLGVNITYEAVAARAKGTVGRPHFAQELMALGVASSMDEAFKVWVGDNGRAYVPKRKLTPQRAFALLNDIGATSILAHPFALKLSYPETEKMVRRLMDLGLDGMEVYYSEHSPADTKAYGEMADRLGLLKSGGSDFHGTNKPEIKLGVGRGNLDIPNELLDKMKAARRAKGLPV
- a CDS encoding Hsp20/alpha crystallin family protein, whose translation is MVIDFNTLYNFPSRMDRVFEEMLRSPMGDDRRLAYPPLNLSSDDENIYVRAEVPGVTIDDVELTLTDKTLVIKGERTAPEGKFYRQERPSGVFHRVINIGVPVDRDKVAATMKDGVLTVTLPKSEEVKPRTISIDVA
- a CDS encoding Hsp20/alpha crystallin family protein, which encodes MNEVAKKEERKELSRFRPATDILEREDGFHIFMDMPGVNKSDMVIDLEEDELTVTGRSNQCSAPGEKFLEAQFGECEFVRAISISDIVDREHIKASLENGVLELFLPKVEKVQPKRITIEAQ
- a CDS encoding Trm112 family protein, with translation MTLNKDLLDILACPRCKGGLEPTPAGDGLVCPQCKVVYPVKDDIPIMLDDQAVSEKDWTGSK
- a CDS encoding response regulator transcription factor produces the protein MEANTLDIMIVDDHPLFREGLKTIISRDENFAVCAEAGTGREGIALARDHRPDIILVDISMPDKSGIQMIRELKDELPSTRFVIISMHSEADYIVEAFRAGATGYIIKESAAGQLIKGLNTVAGGNLFLDSALSQEVIFKLLQTKSDASEGPDDPYATLTPREQEVMRMLAEGLTAKDVAEQLFISPKTVENHRTNLMKKLGLKSSVELVRYAARLGLIDIETWAI